The genome window CAACTTCTGTTGTTCGTTCATTCAAGTCTGAATGTACTGCTATTTCTATTTTTCGCTTTCAGTGGCAAGAAAATGCAACTTTTAATATGACAGGTTTCACACTTTATATCAAGACAATGTTGATATAATAGACTTTACAAACATATTAAAAGTGCGACATCTTACAGACCTTTCTTTCAGATACCAGATAATGTTGCCAAACAGAAGCAACAAGATTTGATAAAATGTACTACTTTTGGAGTCTGAACTAAAAATGTTGTATCCTTTCTTCAAATCTGTGTGGGTCTTTGTTCTGCTACATTTTCTGgaaatatttttcttaatttttttaatgcttgaaAAAAAAGGGGCTGCTTTATACAGTTTGGACATTTTTTCAGATACTGCAGTTTGGCTTGGTAAGGCACAATTAAAATACCGGTATTTATTTTCAACAAGTAACTTATTATAGAATGAGCTATGCTGGCATTTCTGTTGATGAAGCAAGTACATAAATTATTACTCTGGGAAATGCACAATGAGTACGATTTTAATCTTAGACTAGAATAGAAACCACACATTTCCTGTAATAGGCTTTGTGTCGTTTGTTTCctgctgttgcttttaaaaagagaaaactaCCATGGACCATCATCACACTGCGATAAAtccaacatttaaattaatgattaccggtactttcaAAAAATTATGActgatttcattttcaagtGAGCAAAAGATCACTTGAAATGTCTTTTGAAGCGGACACTGGAATGGACCACTGTACTCTAAAACTAAATCACGAGAACAAGGAGAGTCGAACGCAGGCAACTCATTTAGTATCCCTTTACTTTTACTCAGTAAAAGTGCTGAAATTGTTCGATTTACACTCGACGCCACACACAAGGAAAAGTACCTATcgagagaaacatttcaaaatgctgaaagtaaaagtgaaatgATGCCTTTGATGTCTTTAGATTTCCATTAATATTGCATCAACATCCTTTTTGGTGCATTTATAGTTATTTTATCAACAGTTTGAGAGTCTGGGCAAACCTTGGGGTCGAGGCTCATGAAATGATTAACAGGATCGAGGAATAAATTCTGTGGCTCACATAGTGTGGATTGTTCTGTAGTTTGACCTTTAAACCTCAGGTATAAAAATCTAGTAATTATGTTAGTATTTTAGATAAATATAATCTCCTTTTTGAATCTCTGGGTTCACTGACTGGTTTGTAATGAACAGCTGCTTTACTTATGAGGTGAAAGTCTTTATAGCTGAGCTTCAGCATAATGTCCACACATTGTTGCTTCAGGCTGTGAAACACTGTAAAGGAAACCTATAGAAGAATGTTAATCCAGACTCAGAGCACTGCAGAATGAGGGTGGTAATCCATCAGAGATTACTGGAGAACGAGCACAATCACCTCGTGTGCAGATGCCAGACACAAAGAGTCTTTGTTGGGGCCACAACAAAACCCCGTTCTTCTGTGATTCGTCATGTACTCGGGAGATACGTGGTACTGCAGAGTATTCCTCCTGCCTGCTGAATGCAAAGGACGGATTTGACTCTTTGACAAAGCAGGATGAAAGCTAGTATTGTGATAACAGCCTAGGAGCACTGGAGCAGACAATGTGGCAAAACCAAGTCTGAGGCTGGAGGACTGAGCAGAGGAACAGAGCGATGGAGATGCAGATGAGCAGAATCACAGAGGAAGAAGCAGTCACATGCCAGGTCCGGGGGATCACCGGTGGAGTCACCGGCGAGGCGCTCCAAACACCGGAGGAATCCGAGAGAGATGACTCTGTGTTTTTGAGTGATGAGGACCAAGCTCATCTGGACATAAACGAAAACTCGTCTTGGGATTTTGAGCATCCTGAACCCAGAGATGAGTCAGATGTCAGCGCCCATAGAGAAGCTGACCTGCAAATGCTGCCTGAACAAAATGCGTCAGAAGAAAAAGGTAAGGGGAACTTAACACTGTTTGAGAGGGAGCTTTCAGTTTACAGAATGTATGATAAACCATTCCTCTCTATTCACTTCAGCTAATCgacctgcagaggaggaagatttATTTGACACACAGGAAGAAAAACCTCCCTTTGACACCCTAAATGAGGAGAAAACTAAAAGGCTGAGTGTGGAAGCAGATACTGAGCGGCAGGTATCAGGTCACGGGAAGCGTCAGATCGACCAGCAGCCAAAAACAGACCACGACATCCCGACTCCGGTGGAGTTTCATCACATCTCCAGCCCAGGTTACGCCACTCTGCCTCTCCTGATAAAAGACGATCAGCAGAAATCCTTCAACCACCTCACCTCCTCCAAATACAGCACCGTGTCCTACCGCAGGATTCGTCAGGGGAACACCCAGCAGAAGATCGACAAGTTTGAGTACATGATGAATTTGTGAGATGATTCTCAGGACATGATGCATGACGGAGGACAACCATTAAAAGTGTTCCAGGTGTACATCTGTGTTGCTgacatgtaaaaaacaaacaggcaacctgtttaatattgaaaacctcTCTGTAGGTCACAACGCTTTTTATATTCACATCTGTTAAAACTAAATCATCTCATAGTTAAGCAttcctttggttttatttgGTTTAATACTGAATTGAGATAAGGGCTTTATGATCATGCTACCTAGAAGTAGATTGTATTCATGCAACAGCTAATGCATTAACCCCTTCAGTGCGAAGTGTTGTAAAATATTAACCTGTCCTCATTAGTGGATACGAAGCAAACTATAAAGATAAATGCTATTAAAACTTTAGCATGATTATtctgtttttactttctttagAAAAACGCATGTTTCCTTTAAAGGTTTTGAGTATTGTAAAATCACAGCAGAGGTTCTGTGTTGGGAGCCAACACCTCCTAGTGGGCGAGCGAGGAGGAGAAAGTCGACTCTGTAACGGAGCAGCGTTTAACGCCGGAGCAGCAGAAGCTTACCAGAGTTCGTTTTCATGAAAATgtgacacacaaagaaaaacatgtttcacattttaaatccatGAGTCCATGAAGcaccatttatttttccagcatTATTGGCAGTAAAGTGGTCTGTTGTGTTTAATAACTTATTAGTGCGAGTGTTTTtcgccccccccaccttcaCTTCCTGGAAGCACTTACcggtaatcttttttttaaagccacatACCAGAGTTGTGAAAATCTTTTTAAAAACTTGGCAAACTCTGGTCCAAATCTTcaaaaaaaagatacatttgTGTCTTTCCTCTGGAACTAACATTTAGATCTGAGTTCTGTCCATGTTGATAATAACGTTTCATGAGAGAAATTGCACATCCCGACACCCTTTACGTTACACCACACATAATCCCTCCACAAAGGCTCCTCTGGACAGGCGAGGCATGATCACAGGCCGTGCTGTGACACCACTGCAGGTTCCTGCTCATAAGAGTCATTCCAGTCTCATCACTGCGCAAGGTACCGTGTGAACCGCCACTTTTGGAATACATGTTCAGGTGTACATGCTGCGAGCTGAAGAGTGTCATCCCTTGGCTTCGCCTCCAAGCACATGTAGGGCAAGAACTCTGACATGAGGTGATCCTCcttcacaaagacaaacaggaaaacatCATTAATGACACCTCCTAACTACGCCCTGATACTCAACAGGCAGCAGCAGGCAGTCCTGTAATGTCTTGCAGCGCCGACAACATACCAGAGCAGCGTTTGATGATTTGTGGAACCAGCGGAGTTCAGTGTTGGCGTTGTTGCAAGGCTGTAAAGTTAAACTGTTGTCTTTGCCTTGGGGAGCAACACATATATCCTTCTGGCGAATTTGCTTCATCCAGGTATAATTAAAAAGCTGAGTCTGAAACCCaagagagggggtgggggggggggtgtaggggGGCACGGTTGTAACTCAGCTTCATGAAACCTGAAAGAATTTAAATGATGCGGCTGCAAACAGGCCAAGTGTAGAAACTCTCGGTCTCATCTTGGActtgttctgaccttggtgTGTTTCCCATAATCATGGGGCCATAATTTCACAATATGCACATTTTCTggagtattaaaaaaaagatgttt of Brachionichthys hirsutus isolate HB-005 unplaced genomic scaffold, CSIRO-AGI_Bhir_v1 contig_916, whole genome shotgun sequence contains these proteins:
- the LOC137912838 gene encoding ermin-like: MEMQMSRITEEEAVTCQVRGITGGVTGEALQTPEESERDDSVFLSDEDQAHLDINENSSWDFEHPEPRDESDVSAHREADLQMLPEQNASEEKANRPAEEEDLFDTQEEKPPFDTLNEEKTKRLSVEADTERQVSGHGKRQIDQQPKTDHDIPTPVEFHHISSPGYATLPLLIKDDQQKSFNHLTSSKYSTVSYRRIRQGNTQQKIDKFEYMMNL